Proteins encoded in a region of the Sparus aurata chromosome 6, fSpaAur1.1, whole genome shotgun sequence genome:
- the LOC115582865 gene encoding tripartite motif-containing protein 16-like, whose amino-acid sequence MSHKGFQLDLKTFRCSLCLDLLRDPVTTACGHSFCMSCIQSFWDEEDEKKTYSCPQCGQTFTTRPVLKRSTMLAALAVELKKIGLKAAPADHGNAGPEGVACDFCTGRKLRAVKSCLVCLVSYCEKHLQPHYESSAFGEHKLVEPSKKLPENICPRHDEVMTMFCRSDRQCICYLCSNEEHKGHDTVTAAAERTERQRELEGSRQNIQQRMQDREKDLKVLQQEVEAINHSADEAVEHSERIYAELISLMEKRRSEVKQQVRSQQETEVSRVKELQEKLEQEIAELKRKDAELKKLSHTEDHTQFLHNYPSLSALSESTHSYLNIRHLRYFEDVTAVVSEVTDKLQDVLREMRRKISLTVTEVDVLLPQPEPKTRAGFLKYAREPTLDPNTAHRYLLLSEGDRKATYMSQRQSYPDHPDRFTECGDQVLSRESLTGRCYWEVERRGGGIGVAVAYKNISRAGSLKECGFGHNDKSWALYFDQNSCHYYYNDITTSFSGPQPSRVGVYLDHAAGILSSYNISETTTLLHRVQTTFTQPLYAGLDLYYAGVTAEFCKLT is encoded by the coding sequence ATGTCTCACAAAGGATTTCAGCTGGACCTGAAAACGTTCCGTTGTTCGCTCTGTCTGGATCTACTGAGGGATCCGGTGACGACCGCCTGCGGACACAGCTTCTGCATGAGCTGTATTCAAAGCTTCtgggatgaagaggatgagaagaaaacctacagctgccctcagtgtggGCAGACTTTCACAACCAGGCCTGTCCTGAAGAGAAGcaccatgttagcagctttAGCGGTGGAGCTGAAGAAGATCGGACTCAAAGCTGCTCCCGCTGATCATGGCAATGCTGGACCTGAAGGTGTGGCCTGTGatttctgcactgggaggaaactgagagccgttaagtcctgtctggtctgtctggtctcttactgtgagaaacacctccagcctcattATGAATCTTCTGCTTTTGGggaacacaagctggtggagccctCCAAGAAGCTCCCGGAGAACATCTGCCCTCGTCACGATGAGGTGATGACGATGTTCTGCCGTTCTGATCGGCAGTGTATCTGTTACCTCTGCTCTAACGaagaacataaaggccacgacacagtgacagctgcagcagagaggactgagaggcagagagagctggaggggagtcgacaaaacatccagcagagaatgcaggacagagagaaagatctgaaggtgcttcaacaggaggtggaggccatcaatcaTTCTGCTGAtgaagcagtggagcacagtgagaggATCTACGCCGAGCTGATCAGTCTCATGGAGAAAAGACGCTCTgaagtgaagcagcaggtcagatcccagcaggaaactgaagtgagtcgagtcaaagagcttcaggagaagctggagcaggagattgccgagctgaagaggaaagacgctgagctgaagaagctctcacacacagaggatcacacccagtttctacacaactacccctcactgtcagcactcagtgagtctacacactcatatCTAAATATCCGTCATCTGaggtactttgaggatgtgacggCGGTtgtgtcagaggtcacagacaaactacaggacgtcctgagagagatgaggagaaaaatctcactgacagtgactgaagtgGATGTTCTGCTGCCGCAACCGGAGCCAAAGACCAGAGCCGGATTCTTAAAATATGCACGTGAACCAACCCTGGATCCAAACACTGCACACAGAtatctgttattatctgaagggGACAGAAAAGCAACATACATGAGTCAACGACAGTCTTATCCtgatcacccagacagattcactgaatGCGGGGATCAGGTTCTGAGccgagagagtctgactggacgttgttactgggaggtggagaggagaggaggaggaatcgGCGtcgcagtcgcatacaagaatatcagccgAGCAGGAAGCTTAAAAGAATGTGGATTTGGACACAATGACAAATCGTGGGCGCTGTATTTTGACCAAAACAGTTGTCATTACTATTACAACGACATCACAACGTCCTTCTCAGGTCCTCAgccctccagagttggagtgtacctggatcacgcTGCAGGTATTCTGTCTTCCTACAACATCTCTGAAACCacgactctcctccacagagtccagaccacattcactcagcctctctatgctggactcGATCTCTATTATGCCGGAGTCACTGCTGAGTTCTGTAAACTCACGTAG